The Candidatus Aegiribacteria sp. genome contains the following window.
TCTGATCTACGGGAGCGAGTTACTGATTCATGACGGCATGACAGGCGAACTGCTTGATTCCCTTACACACCCGGATGGATGGGGATTCGATGATGTTGAGGTCTGCGATAACGGAAGTGTTGTCGCTTCATGGTGCAAACACAGTGACGATATCATAAGGTTCTCCCCTGAAGGCAGAATTGATCTTCTTATGAAGGAAGCTATCAGCGGTCAGAGTGGAGATTCTGAATTAAGTACCGATATAACAGTTGATGGCCTGGGAAACATCTTCGCATACGGTTCATTCAATGAAAGTATTTTCAAGTTCAGCTCCGAGGGAAGATTCCTTAATCGATTCGGAAGCAGTGGAGACCGCCCCGGTCAGTTCTCTTCCCTCTCATGCATCTGCACTGATCCTCTGGGTCGGCTCTGGGTCACCGATTTCAGAGATCTTATTATCTTCGACAATGATGGGTTGTATCTCGAAACTATCAATTCTGACTACAGTTTGTACGACATGGTGATGGGGGATAACTACCAGCTGTACGGAATAACTGTTGAGGATGTGATAATTCAGCTGGATCTTTCGGAGTATATTAAAGAGCTTTGATAGAACCGGATTCTATTCAACACTGTTTAGGAACAGAGCAAATACATTGCAGTGTAATTAACGCAGTTATCATATCGGATGATTTGCATATTACGTAAAACTGTTTTATCATGCAGGTTCAGTCATATATCGGACGGGTTGGAGGTTGAGCAGTATGAGCAAGAGCAGAGATATGAAGAAAGAAAGCAAGTTGAAGCCGAAAAAAAGTCTCAAAGAGAAACGAGCTGAGAAGAAACTCAAGAAGAAGTAGAATAAGA
Protein-coding sequences here:
- a CDS encoding NHL repeat-containing protein, with the translated sequence MKIREFDCPSCGASLRIKRNQMTSTCPYCGSSVIVPSELFSGTGTVPHKITGLPITLNTGHVGKLFSRIIFSIVLITLLTGGIVFLFAMKTRSVIESSVDTFTTTAGPSGLPVVLEFGGTGMGAGLFQNARYIAVDANGHIYIGEHETGRIQVFDTNGIYITQWSFGDQDDCYLQAMSASRNGELYLIYGSELLIHDGMTGELLDSLTHPDGWGFDDVEVCDNGSVVASWCKHSDDIIRFSPEGRIDLLMKEAISGQSGDSELSTDITVDGLGNIFAYGSFNESIFKFSSEGRFLNRFGSSGDRPGQFSSLSCICTDPLGRLWVTDFRDLIIFDNDGLYLETINSDYSLYDMVMGDNYQLYGITVEDVIIQLDLSEYIKEL